The DNA window CAGCAATGAACAGATCTCGATAGAGTTAGATGTCGCGTCCACGACCATCAAAACTCATATTCGTAATCTGTATCAAAAGTTGAATATTGCTAATCGTAGAGAAGCGATTGAAACTGCTGAGAATTTATTGAAGATGATTGGCTATTAATTGAGAGCGAGCGGTTAATATCGCCCATCAATTCAGGATCCGCCAAGGCATAGATACAAGGATAATGAATAAATATTCATGTTTGCCATCGCCAGCATAGCGGGTTTATCTGGCCGCGTGTCAATCATTAGAAGCTTTGAATTCGGCATTCGAGCGTGATTTCAGTAAACTTTTAAAAAGTTATGAACTGTACAGAAAGGACTACAAGTTCAACAACAACAACAACAACAACCGGGTTAACGCCTTCTCTGGTTACGGAATAAACGGCACGAGCCTAGTTTAAGTAGGGTTGTGTATGACAACGGAATTCCTAATTGAGATGTTTGATGGTCGTTAGCTACGGGCCTGCAATAATTTTTGGTGGAAATTAGTTCGCTAGATTTCACTTAGCGAACCACAATCTTGTTCTGAATCTTAATAACCTACGTTATGTGCAGTGATATTAGTCTCCTACCTAGAAGTCGCGATCTGTCTGAAACCACGTTCATTCTCGATATCATATATGCTGCCATTGTCAGTATATATGGTGAACCCCTTTTTCCTAGAAATCACACGATCTATTTTACCGGCAATTTTTTTCTTTTTTAAATTAAAACCACCACCAAAGTCTTTATAACCCCATGTGTTCACCATGGAATAAGAGTTCTTAGTTGACTGGTATTCTTTTGCAAATAAGTATGCGCCGTCATTGCTCTTGAATTGATTCACTCCGTCCACTACTCCCACACTGTAAAGGTCTAAAAAATTAACGTGACTAGGCCTGTTACTATCGTAGTAATAATATTTATTGTATTCGCCAAACACTATTTCGACATCAAGATCCCATATACCTTGCCATGATATTACTTTTCCGTCTTCACCTATTGCCGAGTAACCGGCTACATTAGCTGTAATATCAACAATATTGTTTAGTTCATTCGTATGATTCACCGTATCGGAATAAATATTTCCACCGCTAAACACACTACCCCAAGTAATGACTTTACCATCTAGTGTTAAAGCTGCAAAAGATTGTGACGCAGCGACGATAGTTTTAACATTAATTAACGCATCAACTAAGTTATAATGGGTTACTTTCTTAACCGGTTTATAATGGGCAGGTACAGTGATTTGTTTTTTACCCCATCCGCAAACCGGATCATCGCCATAAAGTTTACTGACGCAAACCTTTGACTTTTCGAAGTGTTTTTTCTCGAACGTATAATAATCGTAGACGAAAGAGCCACCATAAGACGAATTACCCCATGCACCAACGCTATTATCCAGTGTTAAGTAAGCATATGCGTTATCGTTATTAATCAGTTTCTTTATATTTTGTTCAACTAATTCTGCTGGCTCTTTCGCAAGAGAACCCCATCGGTAGAGGTACCCCAGATCCGTTAAGATTGCGTAGTTACCTAAATAGTAGTCGTTGAGCTCAGAAAAGCTGCGAATATTGCCAATCAAACTCGCACATGTTGTCGTGCCTTTATCGATGTTAAGAATGCACGTATCACCACTGCTTGATTCCGTTGCGATGCTATTATTGACTCCGAATATATTAATGATGTTGCTTATGTTCAATTGTTCAACATGACTGTCTTTTCCTATGAGGTACACATTGCCAACATTGGTTAATATGATGAAACTTTTATTCAGAGCATGGACTTTATTGATTCCCTCCGAGTTAATAGAAGTTATTTGAGCATCATTTTTAGTTTTGGGACCCCAAAGATAAAAACTGCCATCTTCTTTAATACCTGCAAATGCAAAGTTAGTAGCAAATATTTTCTTAATGCTCATATTTTCATTGACTGGAATTTTCTCAAATCTATGTTCTGCATGATAAGCAAGTTCACTATCATCAAGTATATGATCCCATTCAAGCACTTCGCCATTGTTGAACAACGTCACTTTACTATAACTATTAGATACTTGCTCAATTGGAAATGCTTTATTAAAGGTCTTAGTTAATGTTTTTGATGTCATGCCATTGTAAGTGAGCTTCACCGAAACCGTAATTGGCGAAAGGTGCTCATTTTCAGCAAGTTTATATTCACAATTATCTGAAACGTTTATATTTCCAATTTCCCAAGAACACGCTACGATTTCTGAACCATCGAGAGCATTAGTTGATGGTAGGATTTTTAGGGTGTCTTTGTTGGCATAATCATTCTCTGGGTTAGACAAATAAATCTAAGATTGTAGTCTAAAGTCCGTAAGAAGGATTTTGTTATTAGAGGTTGTGACGACAGGCTTTCCTGAACCACTACCACTACCACTACCACTACCACTACCACTACCACTACCACTACCACTACCATCACCGCAACCGATTAATAGCAGAGGGAGTAAAACATATAGGTATTTATTCATAACTTACTCATAAATTGAAATTAAGTCAAAATGAAGGCTGTTGTTGTATGTATTGCTATCATGTTCACTATTCAGGTTGTTGTTAACACACTCAATTGCGTGAAGATTATAACACTACACAAAACCAAATCGCAGCATTAATCACCACCTTAACAACCAAATTGGATATTAAGGGGGTCACTTCACATTTGTTCAAGGCTTTAAAATAAATTATTCGATGAAAAGTCTATTTGACCGGAGCGAAGTCTGCAGATGCTTCGCGGTGTGCAGTGTAAATAGCTTCACCATCACTTTCAGCGTCAAAAATTACTTTCACGTCAGGAGAGAATAAAATAACATCTCCTACTTCAGCGACATACTTATTACCATCCATATCACGCATAACAATCTTACCTTTTGTCACTACTTTATATTCAACAGCGTCGTAACAATATTCGAATTCTACGCCTGGTGACATGGTGAAATGACCAACCGTCAATGCAGCGTAGTTATTTGTTACAGCTACTTCAGCCATGTCACTTTTTAAGTCTTTAATTTCAAGTAATTTACTGAGATCATTTAACTTAAAAGAACCTGCTTTAATCAAGGTTATGCTTGGCTTACTCGTTAATGTTGTCATTATATTATCCGTTCTATTTTAGTATGAAGCCAAGTGAATACTTTAATATCAAGTTATGATATTTTCACTCACTTGGATGAATTTGTTGAAATGTAGTATCAATTACTGAAAGTAAACAATGTGGTTAAAAGGTAAATATCTGAAATATTCCACACTATTTAGTCGCGTACATTTACTTGATAGCGTAAGACCTAAGGTGATGTTCCCTTAGGTCGATATTCATTACATGCGAGCTTTAAATATGTCAACAATTTCAGCAAGACTTGCTTGGCGAGGATTAGTCAGAGAACAAGCGTCATTCAAGGCATTTTGTGCCATAAATTCAAGTTTATCTTCTGTCACACCAAGGTCTGCTAAACGTTGTTTTGTCCCCACTTTTTCAGACAGTGCATCAATTGCAACAAGACCGGCATCAACAGCTTGTTGTTGACTCATTCCCGTAGTATCAATTCCCATTGCTTTAGTAATATCAACAAAGCGTTCAGGAACAATTTGAGCATTAAAGCGTGAAACTTCAGCTAATAGGATCGCATTACACAGACCGTGTGGTAGGTCATAAGCACCGCCTAACTGATGTGCCATTGAGTGAACATAACCTAAAGAAGCATTTGAGAACGCCATGCCTGCGAGGTATTCACCGTATTGCATTGCGTCACGGGCTGGACGGTTTTCACCATCGTTTACCGCTGTTTCAAGGTGTTGAACAATTAACTCAATCGCTTTAATAGCCGAAGCATCGGTAATTGGCGTAGCGGCCGTTGATACATAGGCTTCAACTGCGTGAGTTAATGCGTCCATACCAGTAGCGGCAGTTAATGACTTAGGCATTGCAACCATTAATTCAGAATCGTTTACCGCAATGATAGGCGTAAAGTGCTTATCAACTACTGGGTATTTAGTTTCATCTTCAGGTATTGTCACAATGGCAAATATAGTCATTTCAGAGGCTGTACCTGCAGTTGTATTAACGGTAACTAAAGGCAGTTGAGGCTTCTTAGATAAGTGAACACCTTTTGAGTAATCACGGATATGACCACCATTAGTCGCAACAAGTGCAATACCTTTCGCAGCATCGTGAGAAGAACCGCCACCAAAGGAGATTACAAAGTCACATTGGCTTTTAGCGAGTAATCCAAGGCCATCTTCGATGTTTTTTTCCGTTGGATTTGGTTTGACGTCATCATAAATAACAAAGTCTAAGTTATGGGCTTTTAGTTCATTCGTTAAAGCACTTATCAAACCAATTTTAACTAGCACGCTATCGGTAACGATGAGTGCTTTCTTAAATTCTTTTGATGCTAATTCAGCACCTAAAGATTGAATAGCATTAGGACCCATTAGGGTGACTGGTGGCATGTAAAATACATTGCTCATAATGATTCTCCATTTATAAAGTTAAATAATGTTATTTCAAAAATCTGACCGCTCAATGCAGATGTTTGAGTCAATAGGAATGGTTCAGTAAGAACCTGTGTCAGTCCATAATGGGTGATATTTAATTATTGCTGTCAGCCACTTGGGTTTAGCTTTGTCTCAAAGAGATACTTGGATGTTTAAATGAATAAGTATTTCTTGTTGGTGGGTAGTTTACTACTTTGGGTTGGAGGAACAATTAGGGCAAACGGTAAAAGACTATTACAAAATAGGTAACAATAGGATGGCGATGTGTAGTGGTACAGTTAATTTGGCCTCTTAGTTGGATAACAACATTCAGTTAAGGATGTTTTGACTGAATAAGGTAAAGATCCTGTCCCGAAATCTGTGTAATTGCCTATCATTAACTTAATCATATTAAGGATAGGTAATTATGACAAAGCAAGAACTTGAAGCCTTTGCAAAGGAAGCCGCGAAAGGCTTGAAATCTCAACAAGACCTTCTCGATTTTAGTCAAATGCTAACTAAAATAACCGTTGAAGCTGCGCTCAATGCGGAGCTAGATGACCATCTGGGTTATGAAAAAAACCAGAAAGAAACCTCGCGAAATTACCGAAATGGACATTCATCCAAAACACTAAAAACTGAAGATGGCCAATTTGAACTTGATACACCCAGAGATCGCGAGGGTAGCTTTGAACCGAAGCTGGTCAAGAAAAACCAAACTCGTTTTACGTCGATGGATGATAAGATCCTGAGTCTCTATGCTCGAGGAATGACAACACGTGATATCGTTGATTCATTTAAAGAAATGTACAATGCGGATATCTCTCCAACCCTCATATCAAAAGTAA is part of the Moritella viscosa genome and encodes:
- a CDS encoding hypothetical protein (CDS lacks appropriate translational start site. 300 bp upstream of the suggested start codon has been checked by PCR and resequencing and is believed to be correct), whose product is MYLSNPENDYANKDTLKILPSTNALDGSEIVACSWEIGNINVSDNCEYKLAENEHLSPITVSVKLTYNGMTSKTLTKTFNKAFPIEQVSNSYSKVTLFNNGEVLEWDHILDDSELAYHAEHRFEKIPVNENMSIKKIFATNFAFAGIKEDGSFYLWGPKTKNDAQITSINSEGINKVHALNKSFIILTNVGNVYLIGKDSHVEQLNISNIINIFGVNNSIATESSSGDTCILNIDKGTTTCASLIGNIRSFSELNDYYLGNYAILTDLGYLYRWGSLAKEPAELVEQNIKKLINNDNAYAYLTLDNSVGAWGNSSYGGSFVYDYYTFEKKHFEKSKVCVSKLYGDDPVCGWGKKQITVPAHYKPVKKVTHYNLVDALINVKTIVAASQSFAALTLDGKVITWGSVFSGGNIYSDTVNHTNELNNIVDITANVAGYSAIGEDGKVISWQGIWDLDVEIVFGEYNKYYYYDSNRPSHVNFLDLYSVGVVDGVNQFKSNDGAYLFAKEYQSTKNSYSMVNTWGYKDFGGGFNLKKKKIAGKIDRVISRKKGFTIYTDNGSIYDIENERGFRQIATSR
- the adhB gene encoding alcohol dehydrogenase 2, with the translated sequence MSNVFYMPPVTLMGPNAIQSLGAELASKEFKKALIVTDSVLVKIGLISALTNELKAHNLDFVIYDDVKPNPTEKNIEDGLGLLAKSQCDFVISFGGGSSHDAAKGIALVATNGGHIRDYSKGVHLSKKPQLPLVTVNTTAGTASEMTIFAIVTIPEDETKYPVVDKHFTPIIAVNDSELMVAMPKSLTAATGMDALTHAVEAYVSTAATPITDASAIKAIELIVQHLETAVNDGENRPARDAMQYGEYLAGMAFSNASLGYVHSMAHQLGGAYDLPHGLCNAILLAEVSRFNAQIVPERFVDITKAMGIDTTGMSQQQAVDAGLVAIDALSEKVGTKQRLADLGVTEDKLEFMAQNALNDACSLTNPRQASLAEIVDIFKARM